Proteins from one Pseudomonas grandcourensis genomic window:
- a CDS encoding phosphate ABC transporter substrate-binding protein PstS, translating into MKLKRLMAAMTFVAAGVATANAVAAVDPAIPSYTKTTGVSGNLSSVGSDTLANLMTLWAENYKKEYPNVNIQIQAAGSATAPPALTEGTSNLGPMSRKMKDTELAAFEQKYGYKPTAIPVAVDALAVFVHKDNPIQHLTMEQVDAIFSSTRLCGAKTEVKTWGDLGVTGDLANKPVQLFGRNSVSGTYGYFKEEALCKGDYKPNVNEQPGSASVVQSISSSLNGIGYSGIGYKTASVKTVALSKKGSTEFIEDTEENALNGKYPLSRFLYVYVNKAPNKPLAPLEAEFVKLVLSKQGQEVVVKDGYIPLPAKVAAKALADLGLAEGGAEVAKK; encoded by the coding sequence ATGAAACTGAAGCGTTTGATGGCGGCAATGACTTTTGTCGCTGCTGGCGTTGCGACTGCCAACGCGGTTGCCGCTGTTGACCCTGCTATCCCGAGCTACACCAAGACCACTGGTGTGTCGGGCAACCTGTCCAGCGTTGGTTCCGATACCCTGGCCAACCTCATGACCCTCTGGGCCGAGAACTACAAGAAAGAATACCCGAACGTTAACATCCAGATTCAGGCCGCCGGCTCCGCCACTGCGCCACCTGCGCTGACTGAAGGCACCTCCAACCTGGGCCCGATGAGCCGCAAGATGAAGGACACCGAACTGGCTGCCTTCGAGCAGAAGTACGGCTACAAGCCAACCGCTATCCCGGTTGCAGTGGACGCCCTGGCTGTATTCGTACACAAGGACAACCCGATCCAGCACCTGACCATGGAACAGGTCGACGCGATTTTCTCGTCCACGCGTCTGTGCGGCGCCAAGACCGAAGTCAAAACCTGGGGTGACCTGGGCGTGACCGGCGACCTGGCCAACAAGCCGGTTCAACTGTTCGGTCGTAACTCGGTATCCGGCACCTACGGCTACTTCAAGGAAGAAGCCCTGTGCAAAGGCGACTACAAGCCTAACGTGAACGAGCAGCCAGGTTCGGCTTCGGTCGTGCAGTCGATCAGCTCCTCGCTGAACGGCATCGGTTACTCGGGCATCGGCTACAAGACCGCTAGCGTGAAAACCGTTGCTCTGTCGAAGAAAGGCAGCACCGAGTTCATCGAAGACACCGAAGAAAACGCCCTGAACGGCAAGTACCCGCTGTCCCGCTTCCTGTACGTGTACGTCAACAAAGCCCCGAACAAGCCTCTGGCCCCGCTGGAAGCCGAGTTCGTGAAACTGGTTCTGTCGAAACAGGGTCAGGAAGTTGTAGTGAAAGACGGTTACATCCCACTGCCGGCCAAAGTAGCTGCCAAAGCTCTGGCTGACCTGGGTCTGGCGGAAGGCGGCGCTGAAGTCGCAAAAAAGTAA
- a CDS encoding MFS transporter → MTTAPSSIAQPDQPARPLTRNDYKTLSLSALGGALEFYDFIIFVFFATVVGKLFFPADMPEWLRLMQTFGIFAAGYLARPLGGIVMAHFGDLLGRKKMFTLSIFMMAVPTLIMGLLPTYAQIGMWAPILLLLMRVIQGAAIGGEVPGAWVFVSEHVPQRHVGYACGTLTSGLTAGILLGSLVATAINSLYTPVEVADYAWRIPFLLGGVFGLFSVYLRRWLHETPVFAELQQRKALAEEVPLRAVLRDHRGAIAISMLLTWLLSAAIVVLILMTPTVLQTVYHFSPTTSLQANSVAIVFLSFGCIIAGALADRFGAGRIFVIGCTALLASSWTFYHSLADHPDWLFPMYAVTGLLVGTIGAVPYVMVKAFPPVVRFSGLSFSYNVAYAIFGGLTPMIVSLLLKESAMGPAYYVAVLCGVGILVGAYLWKKGR, encoded by the coding sequence ATGACCACAGCGCCCTCGAGCATCGCGCAGCCAGACCAACCCGCACGTCCGCTGACCCGCAACGACTACAAGACTCTATCGCTGTCTGCCCTGGGCGGCGCGCTGGAGTTCTACGATTTCATCATCTTCGTGTTCTTCGCCACGGTGGTGGGCAAGCTGTTCTTCCCGGCGGACATGCCTGAGTGGCTACGCCTGATGCAGACCTTCGGCATCTTCGCCGCCGGCTACCTGGCGCGGCCGCTGGGCGGCATCGTGATGGCGCACTTCGGCGACCTGCTGGGCCGCAAGAAAATGTTCACCCTGAGCATTTTCATGATGGCGGTGCCGACCTTGATCATGGGGTTGCTGCCGACCTATGCGCAGATCGGCATGTGGGCGCCGATCCTGCTGCTGTTGATGCGGGTGATCCAGGGCGCGGCCATTGGCGGTGAAGTGCCGGGGGCGTGGGTCTTCGTTTCCGAGCACGTTCCGCAGCGGCATGTCGGCTATGCCTGCGGCACCCTGACCAGCGGCCTGACGGCGGGCATCCTGCTCGGCTCGCTGGTCGCCACGGCGATCAACAGCCTCTATACCCCGGTGGAAGTAGCGGATTACGCCTGGCGGATCCCGTTCCTGCTGGGGGGTGTGTTTGGCCTGTTTTCGGTGTACTTGCGTCGCTGGTTGCACGAAACCCCGGTGTTCGCCGAGCTGCAACAGCGCAAGGCCCTGGCCGAAGAAGTGCCGCTGCGGGCGGTGCTGCGTGACCATCGTGGTGCGATTGCCATTTCGATGCTGCTGACCTGGTTGCTGTCGGCCGCCATCGTGGTGTTGATCCTGATGACCCCGACTGTGTTGCAGACGGTCTATCACTTCTCGCCAACCACGTCCCTGCAGGCGAACAGCGTGGCGATCGTATTCCTGAGCTTTGGTTGCATTATTGCCGGCGCACTGGCCGATCGCTTCGGTGCGGGACGAATCTTCGTGATCGGCTGTACCGCGTTGCTGGCCAGTTCCTGGACCTTCTACCACAGCCTGGCCGATCATCCCGACTGGCTGTTCCCGATGTATGCCGTGACCGGTCTGCTGGTCGGCACCATCGGCGCGGTGCCGTATGTGATGGTCAAGGCGTTCCCGCCGGTGGTGCGTTTCAGCGGCCTGTCGTTTTCCTACAACGTCGCCTACGCGATTTTCGGCGGTCTGACGCCGATGATCGTCAGCCTGTTGCTCAAGGAGAGTGCGATGGGGCCTGCGTATTATGTGGCGGTGCTGTGCGGGGTGGGGATTCTGGTAGGTGCATATCTCTGGAAGAAGGGCCGCTGA
- a CDS encoding acyl-CoA thioesterase, whose product MIELEQEDPIPQGDLALQITALPRETNGFGDIFGGWLVAQMDLAGTAMASKVAGGRVATVAIDRMAFLVPVAVGAQLSFYTQALEIGRSSIKMMVEVWSDDPLSSEWRKVTEAVFVFVAIDGSGRTRSVPPRAR is encoded by the coding sequence ATGATAGAGCTCGAACAAGAAGATCCGATCCCGCAAGGCGACCTGGCCCTGCAAATCACCGCGCTTCCTCGCGAAACCAACGGCTTTGGCGATATTTTCGGCGGCTGGCTGGTGGCGCAGATGGATTTGGCAGGCACCGCGATGGCCAGCAAGGTCGCTGGCGGGCGCGTTGCAACCGTTGCGATCGACCGCATGGCATTTCTGGTTCCGGTAGCGGTGGGCGCTCAGCTCTCCTTTTATACCCAGGCCCTGGAAATCGGTCGCAGCTCGATCAAGATGATGGTCGAGGTCTGGAGCGACGATCCACTGTCCAGCGAGTGGCGTAAAGTGACCGAAGCGGTGTTTGTGTTCGTTGCCATCGACGGCAGCGGTCGCACCCGCTCGGTTCCGCCTCGGGCTCGCTGA
- a CDS encoding D-hexose-6-phosphate mutarotase: MSTPNVEAVKLDELNCWRIRHGQAELLVAQQGAHILSYQLAGQPPLIWLNDEAVFKTGKSIRAGVPVCWPWFGNFARNPQSVQAMRTSNEAPSAHGFVRAMDWELGGIEAEGESLKVEFLLPYPDGGFPGWPHQVDLTLSIRLDEQLHIQLTSHNRGAETVSISQALHSYFAVSDVREVHVEGVDGLNYIETLEDWKTRQQSGDLRFTGETDRIYLNAPPLLSIVDPAWERRIELTSSGSRTAVIWNPWIDRAAAFSDMADEGWQRMLCIETANVMGDVVNLKPGASHTLGVSVGSKPL; encoded by the coding sequence ATGAGCACGCCCAATGTTGAAGCCGTAAAACTGGATGAACTGAACTGCTGGCGCATCCGCCACGGTCAGGCCGAATTACTGGTGGCCCAGCAAGGCGCGCACATCCTCAGCTATCAACTGGCCGGCCAGCCGCCGCTGATCTGGCTCAACGACGAGGCCGTGTTCAAGACCGGCAAGAGCATCCGTGCCGGCGTGCCGGTGTGCTGGCCGTGGTTCGGCAACTTTGCGCGCAACCCGCAAAGCGTTCAGGCGATGCGCACCAGCAATGAAGCACCGTCGGCTCACGGCTTCGTGCGAGCGATGGATTGGGAACTGGGCGGCATCGAAGCCGAAGGCGAAAGCCTGAAGGTCGAATTCCTCCTGCCCTACCCCGACGGTGGCTTTCCCGGCTGGCCGCACCAGGTGGATTTGACGCTGAGCATTCGCCTCGACGAGCAATTGCACATCCAGCTGACCAGCCACAACCGGGGCGCTGAAACCGTCAGCATCAGCCAGGCGCTGCACAGTTACTTTGCCGTCAGCGATGTGCGCGAGGTGCATGTCGAAGGTGTGGATGGCCTCAACTACATCGAAACCCTGGAAGACTGGAAAACCAGGCAACAGTCCGGTGATTTGCGCTTTACCGGCGAAACTGACCGCATCTATCTCAACGCCCCGCCACTGCTGAGCATCGTCGATCCGGCCTGGGAGCGACGCATCGAACTGACCAGCAGCGGATCGCGTACAGCGGTGATCTGGAATCCGTGGATCGACCGCGCCGCTGCGTTCAGCGACATGGCCGACGAAGGCTGGCAGCGCATGCTGTGCATCGAGACGGCGAACGTGATGGGCGATGTGGTGAACCTGAAACCAGGTGCCAGCCATACCCTGGGCGTGAGCGTCGGTAGCAAGCCGCTCTAA
- a CDS encoding DUF3299 domain-containing protein, with product MRRLLLTLILLGTGFAHAGELPETDWLELMPKSDQKALEAMPEIDHNSPEANGTFTDKGGMKQAKGLPAVMYSTKTVASMNDKNIRIGGYPVPLESDAKGRSTLFFLVPYPGACIHVPPPPPNQLVLVRYPKGLKLNDIYTPLWVTGTLKVEKVSNDLADAAYALDAQKVRVVEESDL from the coding sequence ATGCGCCGTCTTCTGCTGACTCTGATTTTATTGGGAACGGGCTTTGCCCATGCTGGCGAACTGCCGGAAACCGACTGGCTCGAACTGATGCCCAAGTCGGACCAGAAGGCCCTCGAGGCCATGCCCGAAATCGACCACAACTCCCCTGAAGCCAACGGCACTTTCACCGACAAGGGTGGGATGAAGCAGGCCAAGGGCTTGCCGGCGGTGATGTACTCGACCAAGACCGTTGCGTCGATGAACGACAAGAACATCCGCATTGGCGGTTACCCTGTGCCGCTGGAGTCCGACGCCAAGGGCCGCAGTACGCTGTTCTTCCTGGTGCCGTACCCGGGCGCGTGCATCCACGTGCCACCGCCGCCGCCCAACCAGCTGGTGCTGGTGCGCTATCCAAAGGGCCTGAAGCTGAACGATATCTACACGCCGCTGTGGGTCACCGGCACGCTGAAAGTCGAGAAGGTCAGCAATGACCTGGCTGATGCGGCGTATGCGCTGGATGCGCAGAAGGTACGGGTGGTGGAAGAGTCGGATCTGTAA
- a CDS encoding GlsB/YeaQ/YmgE family stress response membrane protein: MGIIGTIFIGLIVGLLARFLKPGDDSMGWIMTILLGIGGSLAATYGGQALGIYQAGQGAGFIGALVGAVVLLVIYGLVKKN; encoded by the coding sequence ATGGGAATCATCGGAACCATCTTTATCGGCTTGATCGTCGGCCTGCTGGCGCGGTTTCTGAAACCGGGCGATGACAGCATGGGCTGGATCATGACCATCCTGCTCGGTATCGGCGGTTCGCTGGCGGCCACTTACGGCGGCCAGGCTCTGGGCATTTATCAGGCTGGCCAGGGTGCAGGCTTCATCGGTGCGCTGGTGGGCGCTGTTGTGTTGCTGGTGATCTACGGCCTGGTCAAAAAGAACTGA
- a CDS encoding 5-(carboxyamino)imidazole ribonucleotide synthase: protein MKIGVIGGGQLGRMLALAGTPLGMNFAFLDPAPDACAAALGEHLRADYGDQDHLRQLADEVDLVTFEFESVPAETVAFLSQFVPVYPSAEALRIARDRWFEKSMFKDLGIPTPAFADIQSQADLDAAVASIGLPAVLKTRTLGYDGKGQKVLRTPEDVVGTFAELGSVACLLEGFVPFTGEVSLIAVRARDGETRFYPLVHNTHESGILKLSVASTDHPLQALAEDYSGRVLKQLDYVGVMAFEFFEVDGGLKANEIAPRVHNSGHWTTEGAECSQFENHLRAVAGLPLGSTAKVGESAMLNFIGKVPETEKVVAIADCHLHHYGKAFKVGRKVGHANLRCADRETLTAQILKVEALIAE from the coding sequence ATGAAGATCGGTGTAATCGGTGGCGGCCAATTGGGTCGCATGTTGGCGCTGGCGGGCACTCCGCTGGGCATGAACTTCGCTTTCCTGGACCCGGCGCCGGATGCTTGCGCAGCCGCCTTGGGCGAACACCTGCGAGCCGATTACGGCGATCAGGATCACTTGCGTCAGCTGGCCGATGAAGTCGATCTGGTGACCTTCGAGTTCGAAAGCGTTCCGGCCGAGACCGTGGCCTTCCTGTCGCAATTCGTCCCGGTCTACCCGAGCGCCGAAGCCCTGCGCATCGCCCGCGATCGCTGGTTCGAGAAGAGCATGTTCAAGGACCTGGGGATTCCTACCCCGGCGTTCGCCGACATTCAGTCCCAGGCTGATCTGGACGCTGCCGTGGCCTCTATCGGTCTGCCGGCGGTGTTGAAGACCCGTACCCTGGGTTATGACGGCAAGGGTCAGAAAGTCCTGCGCACGCCAGAAGATGTGGTTGGCACCTTTGCCGAGCTGGGCAGCGTGGCCTGCCTGCTGGAAGGTTTCGTGCCGTTCACCGGTGAAGTCTCGCTGATCGCCGTGCGTGCCCGCGACGGTGAAACCCGCTTCTATCCGCTGGTACACAACACCCACGAAAGCGGCATTCTCAAGCTGTCCGTGGCCAGCACCGATCACCCGTTGCAAGCCTTGGCCGAAGACTACTCCGGCCGTGTGCTCAAGCAGCTGGATTACGTCGGCGTGATGGCGTTCGAGTTCTTTGAAGTCGACGGTGGCCTCAAGGCCAACGAAATCGCCCCGCGCGTGCACAACTCCGGCCACTGGACCACCGAAGGCGCAGAGTGCAGCCAGTTCGAAAACCACCTGCGGGCCGTTGCCGGTCTGCCGTTGGGTTCGACCGCCAAGGTTGGGGAGAGCGCGATGCTCAACTTCATCGGCAAGGTGCCAGAGACCGAGAAGGTCGTGGCCATCGCCGATTGCCATCTGCATCACTATGGCAAGGCCTTCAAGGTCGGCCGCAAGGTCGGTCACGCCAACCTGCGTTGCGCAGATCGCGAAACGCTGACCGCGCAGATCCTCAAGGTCGAAGCGCTGATCGCCGAATAG
- the purE gene encoding 5-(carboxyamino)imidazole ribonucleotide mutase codes for MSALVGVIMGSKSDWSTLSHTADMLEKLGIPYEVKVVSAHRTPDLLFQYAEEAEARGIEVIIAGAGGAAHLPGMCAAKTHLPVLGVPVQSAMLSGVDSLLSIVQMPAGVPVATLAIGKAGAINAALLSASILGAKHPQFHEVLKTFRAEQTDSVLDNPDPRIA; via the coding sequence ATGAGTGCACTGGTTGGCGTGATCATGGGCTCCAAGTCCGATTGGTCCACCCTTAGCCACACCGCCGATATGCTGGAAAAGCTCGGCATCCCCTACGAGGTGAAAGTGGTTTCTGCCCACCGCACCCCGGACCTGCTGTTCCAGTACGCTGAAGAAGCCGAGGCGCGTGGCATCGAGGTGATCATCGCCGGTGCCGGTGGCGCAGCCCACTTGCCTGGCATGTGCGCGGCCAAGACCCACCTGCCGGTGCTCGGCGTACCAGTACAATCGGCAATGCTGTCGGGCGTTGATTCGCTGCTTTCCATTGTGCAGATGCCAGCGGGCGTTCCGGTCGCCACCCTGGCCATCGGCAAGGCGGGCGCGATCAACGCAGCGCTGCTGTCGGCGAGTATCCTTGGCGCCAAGCACCCGCAGTTCCACGAGGTGCTGAAAACCTTCCGTGCTGAGCAGACAGACAGCGTCCTGGACAATCCAGACCCACGCATCGCCTGA
- a CDS encoding LysR substrate-binding domain-containing protein, producing MNLESKWLEDFSALAATRSFSQAAERRFVTQPAFSRRIRSLEAALGLTLVNRSRTPVELTAAGQLFLVTARTVVEQLGEVLRHLHHLEGGQGEVMQVAAAHSLALGFFPRWIAQLRNEGLNIATRLVATNVGDAVHALREGGCDLMLAFYDPDAAMQMDPEIFPSLHLGHTEMLPVCAADADGKPLFDLEGEGSVPLLAYSAGAFLGRSVNMLLRQRALRFTTIYETAMADSLKSMALEGLGIAWVPQLSVRAELARGELVVCGGPQWHVPLEIRLYRCALVRKANVRLLWRKLEGGAAQGTTGS from the coding sequence ATGAATCTGGAAAGCAAATGGCTGGAGGACTTCAGTGCCCTGGCTGCCACCCGCAGTTTCTCCCAGGCGGCCGAGCGGCGCTTCGTGACGCAGCCGGCGTTCAGTCGGCGAATCCGCAGCCTGGAGGCGGCGCTCGGGCTGACCTTGGTCAACCGTTCGCGCACGCCGGTGGAGCTGACGGCGGCAGGGCAATTGTTTCTGGTCACCGCGCGCACCGTAGTCGAACAGCTCGGCGAAGTGCTGCGTCATCTGCATCACCTTGAAGGCGGGCAGGGCGAAGTGATGCAGGTCGCGGCTGCACACTCCCTGGCACTGGGTTTCTTTCCTCGCTGGATCGCGCAGTTGCGCAACGAAGGCCTGAACATCGCCACGCGGCTGGTGGCGACCAACGTCGGCGACGCCGTGCATGCTTTGCGTGAAGGCGGCTGCGATCTGATGCTGGCGTTCTACGACCCTGATGCCGCGATGCAGATGGACCCGGAAATCTTCCCCTCGCTGCACCTTGGCCACACCGAGATGCTGCCGGTCTGCGCCGCCGACGCCGACGGCAAACCCCTGTTCGATCTGGAAGGCGAAGGCAGCGTGCCGCTACTGGCGTACAGTGCCGGTGCGTTTCTCGGCCGTTCGGTGAACATGCTGCTGCGTCAACGGGCGCTACGCTTCACCACCATCTACGAAACCGCCATGGCCGACAGCCTGAAAAGCATGGCCCTGGAAGGCCTTGGCATCGCCTGGGTGCCGCAACTGAGCGTGCGTGCCGAGCTGGCGCGGGGTGAGTTGGTGGTCTGTGGCGGGCCGCAATGGCACGTGCCGCTGGAGATTCGCCTGTATCGCTGCGCTCTGGTGCGCAAGGCCAACGTGCGGTTGTTGTGGCGCAAGCTGGAAGGTGGCGCGGCCCAAGGCACAACCGGTTCTTGA
- the aspA gene encoding aspartate ammonia-lyase — protein MSSAASFRTENDLLGALEVPAQAYYGIQTLRAVNNFRLSGVPISHYPKLVVGLAMVKQAAADANRELGHLSEAKHAAISEACARLIRGDFHEEFVVDMIQGGAGTSTNMNANEVIANIALEAMGHQKGEYQYLHPNDDVNMAQSTNDAYPTAIRLGLLLGHDALLASLDSLIQAFAAKGQEFNHVLKMGRTQLQDAVPMTLGQEFRAFATTMGEDLARLKTLAPELLTEVNLGGTAIGTGINADPRYQALAVQRLALISGQPLVPAADLIEATSDMGAFVLFSGMLKRTAVKLSKICNDLRLLSSGPRTGINEINLPARQPGSSIMPGKVNPVIPEAVNQVAFQVIGNDLALTMAAEGGQLQLNVMEPLIAFKIFDSIRLLQRAMDMLREHCIVGITANEARCRELVEHSIGLVTALNPYIGYKNATRIAGLALESGRGVLELVREEGLLDEAMLADILRPENMIAPRLVPLKA, from the coding sequence ATGTCCTCCGCTGCATCATTCCGCACAGAAAATGACCTGCTTGGCGCCCTCGAAGTTCCGGCTCAAGCGTATTACGGTATCCAGACCCTGCGAGCGGTGAATAACTTCCGCCTTTCGGGCGTTCCGATTTCGCATTACCCGAAACTGGTTGTCGGCCTGGCCATGGTTAAACAGGCCGCCGCTGACGCCAACCGTGAGTTGGGTCACCTGAGCGAAGCCAAGCACGCTGCCATCAGCGAAGCCTGTGCACGTTTGATCCGCGGCGACTTCCACGAAGAGTTCGTGGTGGACATGATTCAAGGCGGCGCTGGCACTTCGACCAACATGAATGCCAACGAAGTCATCGCCAACATCGCGCTGGAGGCCATGGGTCACCAGAAAGGCGAGTACCAGTACCTGCACCCGAACGACGACGTGAACATGGCGCAGTCGACCAACGACGCCTACCCGACGGCAATCCGTCTGGGTCTGTTGCTCGGTCACGACGCCCTGCTGGCCAGCCTCGACAGCCTGATTCAGGCGTTTGCGGCCAAGGGCCAGGAATTCAACCACGTCTTGAAGATGGGTCGTACCCAGTTGCAAGACGCCGTGCCGATGACCTTGGGTCAGGAATTCCGCGCTTTCGCCACCACCATGGGCGAAGACCTGGCCCGTCTGAAGACGCTGGCCCCGGAACTGCTGACTGAAGTGAACCTGGGCGGCACCGCGATCGGTACCGGCATCAACGCCGACCCGCGCTATCAGGCCCTGGCTGTACAGCGCCTGGCGCTGATCAGTGGTCAACCGCTGGTTCCGGCGGCCGACCTGATCGAAGCCACTTCCGACATGGGCGCCTTCGTGCTGTTCTCCGGCATGCTCAAGCGCACCGCGGTCAAGCTGTCGAAGATCTGCAACGACCTGCGCCTGCTGTCCAGTGGCCCACGCACCGGCATCAACGAGATCAACCTGCCGGCACGTCAACCAGGCAGCTCGATCATGCCAGGCAAGGTCAACCCGGTTATCCCGGAAGCCGTTAACCAGGTGGCCTTCCAGGTCATCGGTAACGATCTGGCGCTGACCATGGCAGCCGAAGGCGGCCAACTGCAACTGAACGTGATGGAGCCGCTGATCGCCTTCAAGATCTTCGACTCGATCCGCCTGCTGCAACGCGCCATGGACATGCTGCGCGAGCACTGCATCGTCGGCATCACCGCCAACGAAGCACGCTGCCGTGAACTGGTCGAGCACTCGATCGGCCTGGTTACCGCGCTGAACCCGTACATCGGCTACAAAAATGCCACCCGCATTGCCGGCCTCGCTCTTGAAAGCGGTCGTGGCGTGCTGGAACTGGTGCGCGAAGAAGGTCTGCTCGACGAAGCCATGCTCGCCGACATCCTGCGCCCGGAAAACATGATTGCTCCGCGTCTGGTGCCTCTGAAGGCATAA
- a CDS encoding alanine/glycine:cation symporter family protein, which yields MLEVINDFLSGKVLIVLIVGLGSYFTIRSRFVQLRHFFHMFAVFRDSLKSSAGQLSSFQALMLSLAGRVGAGNIAGVGIAVTLGGPGAVFWMWVTALVGMSSSFFECSLGQLYKRCDSEGQFRGGPSYYIQHGLQKRWLGMLMAFLLLVTFGFAFNGLQAHAVTHSLNNAFGLDTTYTGIGLAVLLGLVFIGGIKRIAKVADLLVPVKTLVYIGVTLYVIVLQFDHVPGMLMTIVKSAFGLDQAFGGLIGSAIVMGVKRGVFANEAGLGSAPNVAAVAAVEHPVAQGVVQAFSVFLDTFVICTCTALLILLSGFYTPGFEGDGIALTQNSLAAVVGDWGRMFISVALALFVFTSILYNYYLGESNLRFLIGENRKALMGYRALVLVLIFWGAIENLGTVFAFADITMTMLAFVNLIALFLLFKVGMRILRDYDDQRAAGIKTPVFDSAKFPDLDLDRQAWPANPPAAVGKAEVEPQGVPVAQR from the coding sequence ATGCTCGAAGTCATTAACGACTTCCTCTCAGGGAAAGTACTGATCGTGCTCATTGTCGGGCTCGGTAGCTACTTCACGATCCGCTCGCGTTTCGTTCAATTGCGTCACTTCTTCCACATGTTCGCGGTGTTCCGCGACAGCCTCAAAAGCAGCGCCGGGCAACTCAGTTCGTTCCAGGCCCTGATGCTCAGCCTCGCCGGCCGCGTCGGTGCGGGTAACATCGCCGGGGTCGGCATTGCCGTGACCCTCGGCGGCCCCGGTGCCGTGTTCTGGATGTGGGTGACCGCGCTGGTCGGCATGTCCAGCAGCTTCTTCGAATGCTCCCTCGGCCAGCTCTACAAGCGCTGCGATTCCGAAGGCCAGTTCCGTGGTGGCCCGTCCTATTACATCCAGCATGGTTTGCAAAAACGCTGGTTGGGCATGCTGATGGCGTTCCTGCTGCTGGTGACGTTCGGCTTCGCCTTCAACGGCCTGCAGGCCCACGCCGTGACGCACTCGCTGAACAACGCGTTCGGCCTCGACACCACTTACACCGGCATCGGTCTGGCCGTACTGCTGGGCCTGGTGTTCATCGGCGGGATCAAGCGCATCGCCAAGGTCGCCGACCTGTTGGTGCCGGTGAAAACCCTGGTGTACATCGGCGTGACCCTCTACGTGATCGTGCTGCAGTTCGACCACGTACCGGGCATGTTGATGACCATCGTCAAGAGCGCCTTCGGTCTGGACCAGGCCTTCGGCGGCCTGATCGGCAGTGCCATCGTCATGGGCGTGAAGCGTGGTGTGTTCGCCAACGAAGCAGGCCTGGGCAGTGCGCCGAACGTGGCTGCTGTCGCGGCGGTCGAGCACCCGGTGGCACAAGGTGTGGTCCAGGCATTCAGCGTGTTCCTCGATACCTTCGTGATCTGCACCTGCACCGCGCTGCTGATCCTGCTCTCCGGCTTCTACACCCCGGGCTTCGAAGGCGACGGCATTGCCCTGACCCAGAACTCGCTGGCCGCCGTGGTCGGTGACTGGGGCCGGATGTTCATCTCCGTGGCCCTGGCGTTGTTCGTGTTCACCTCGATCCTCTACAACTACTACCTGGGCGAGAGCAACCTGCGCTTTTTGATCGGTGAAAACCGCAAGGCGCTGATGGGCTATCGCGCGCTGGTACTGGTGCTGATTTTCTGGGGCGCCATCGAAAACCTCGGCACCGTATTTGCCTTCGCCGACATCACCATGACCATGCTCGCGTTCGTCAACCTGATCGCGCTGTTCCTGCTGTTCAAGGTCGGCATGCGCATCCTGCGTGACTACGATGACCAGCGCGCTGCTGGCATCAAGACCCCGGTGTTCGACTCTGCCAAGTTCCCTGACCTGGACCTGGACCGCCAAGCGTGGCCGGCCAACCCGCCTGCCGCTGTCGGCAAGGCTGAAGTTGAGCCGCAAGGTGTACCTGTAGCGCAACGCTGA